A genome region from Natranaerobius trueperi includes the following:
- a CDS encoding Fur family transcriptional regulator, translating to MRDKPSIKEIENRFTDYKLTPQRRAVLEVFFENSDHHLSAEEVLQLAQEKNSDIGFATIYRALDLLEELEIIHKMNFGDGRSRYELTHTEKEHHHHHLVCLKCDAILEVKDDLLFKLEENIEREQEFKIYDHRLQFYGYCKDCQQKGE from the coding sequence ATGCGTGATAAGCCTAGTATTAAAGAGATTGAAAACCGTTTTACGGATTATAAACTTACTCCTCAAAGGAGAGCTGTGTTAGAAGTTTTTTTTGAAAATAGTGATCATCATCTTAGTGCAGAAGAAGTTTTACAGTTAGCACAAGAAAAAAATTCTGATATTGGTTTTGCAACAATATATAGAGCATTAGATTTATTAGAAGAACTAGAAATAATTCATAAAATGAACTTTGGAGATGGTAGAAGTCGTTATGAATTAACTCACACTGAAAAAGAACATCATCACCACCACTTAGTATGTTTAAAATGCGATGCAATTTTAGAAGTGAAAGATGATCTTCTTTTTAAATTAGAAGAAAATATTGAACGAGAACAAGAGTTTAAAATTTACGATCATAGACTTCAGTTTTATGGATACTGTAAAGACTGCCAGCAGAAGGGGGAGTAA
- a CDS encoding YibE/F family protein, with translation MGVVRCFRYVLVFILCLTFFGTSVGFTEDISSEEDLPQENDFEEVPQDVPEETPQDMVDTEIIRGSVLSVEERVEDEDNFFTEYQLAEVEITSGPNEGEIHEIENLLTDHPYYDIHLEEGDEVLLMASYDNYKLIQLDIYDIARDHYIYYTLGAFLVLMVIVGGVTGLKTILTLAFTFFMIVNVLLPLILRGYNPLWLTIAISSFVAIVTLATIGGLGKKTLVALFGTVGGLIVAGTLALFVGNRASLTGLSSEEAQMLHFAETGSIDLQGLLFAGIIIGALGAVMDIGMSIASSSYEIVQANPRTDRNQLIKSGMNVGKDIMGTMANTLVLAYTGSAMPLLLLLLMYDTPLIEIMNMDLMATEIIRALAGSIGLVVVIPLTSVAAGFLFLSDSGKRRKR, from the coding sequence ATGGGAGTTGTAAGGTGTTTTAGATATGTTTTAGTATTTATTTTATGTTTGACTTTTTTTGGGACAAGCGTTGGTTTTACAGAGGATATTTCTAGTGAAGAAGATCTACCACAAGAAAATGATTTTGAAGAAGTTCCTCAAGATGTACCTGAAGAAACGCCCCAAGACATGGTTGATACAGAGATAATAAGGGGTAGTGTATTATCAGTAGAAGAACGAGTCGAAGATGAAGATAATTTTTTCACTGAATATCAATTGGCAGAAGTTGAGATTACTTCAGGCCCTAATGAAGGTGAAATACATGAAATAGAGAATCTATTAACCGACCACCCTTATTATGATATTCACTTAGAAGAAGGTGATGAAGTCCTTTTAATGGCAAGTTATGATAATTATAAGTTGATTCAATTAGATATTTATGATATTGCTCGTGACCATTATATTTATTATACGCTTGGTGCTTTTTTAGTCTTAATGGTGATTGTAGGTGGAGTCACAGGTTTAAAAACTATTCTCACTTTGGCATTCACTTTTTTTATGATTGTAAATGTCCTGCTTCCTTTAATATTAAGAGGATACAACCCTTTATGGTTAACTATTGCAATCAGCTCTTTTGTCGCTATAGTTACATTAGCCACTATAGGTGGATTAGGTAAAAAGACTTTGGTTGCTTTGTTTGGTACTGTAGGAGGTCTAATCGTCGCTGGAACACTAGCTTTATTTGTTGGGAACCGGGCTTCACTGACGGGTCTTTCAAGTGAAGAAGCTCAAATGCTTCACTTCGCAGAAACTGGAAGTATAGATTTGCAAGGGTTGTTATTTGCTGGTATTATCATAGGTGCATTAGGTGCGGTAATGGATATAGGTATGAGTATAGCTTCTTCTAGTTATGAAATAGTGCAAGCTAATCCACGCACAGATAGAAATCAGTTAATAAAATCTGGAATGAATGTAGGGAAAGATATCATGGGAACTATGGCAAATACTTTGGTATTAGCGTATACAGGTAGTGCTATGCCCCTATTACTATTATTATTAATGTACGACACTCCTCTAATTGAAATAATGAATATGGATTTAATGGCAACAGAAATTATTAGAGCTTTAGCAGGTTCTATAGGTTTAGTAGTTGTTATACCTTTGACTTCTGTAGCAGCAGGTTTTCTGTTCCTTTCCGATTCAGGGAAAAGGAGGAAAAGATAA